One window of Penaeus chinensis breed Huanghai No. 1 chromosome 1, ASM1920278v2, whole genome shotgun sequence genomic DNA carries:
- the LOC125039624 gene encoding uncharacterized protein LOC125039624: MSAKECGFRAGEWNVSWLVESITEGSCETPKRPLCPRGRGRAQLGGWFAAPNDGAKLMCLDERFGIQAGKCVVLSFGVNNEWSFEDDAEKLGCKVYAFDPTMGMGDHQRTPSIQFFKLGISDVEGEKKIGMNPVATDFNFHKPFPVDRYENIVRRLGLEGRVIDYVKMDIELAELDVLRDLLDNSPRLLRNINQLAIEIHDDYRIGDFGPNSTVRKFWPFFHRLRCHGFSIMMSQANALWWEVVWGRDTAGIPLAE, encoded by the exons ATGTCAGCGAAAGAGTGTGGCTTTCGTGCAGGGGAATGGAATGTATCCTGGCTTGTTGAGTCTATTACTGAAGGTAgctgtgagacccccaagagaccactgtgtccccggggtcgaggacgg GCCCAGTTAGGAGGATGGTTTGCTGCTCCTAATGATGGCGCTAAACTGATGTGTCTGGACGAGAGGTTTGGCATCCAAGCAGGAAAGTGCGTCGTCTTGTCCTTCGGTGTAAATAACGAATGGTCTTTCGAAGATGACGCCGAGAAGTTGGGGTGTAAG GTGTACGCCTTCGACCCCACTATGGGCATGGGGGACCACCAGAGGACGCCCAGCATCCAGTTCTTCAAGCTTGGCATCTCGGACgtcgaaggagagaagaagatcgGCATGAACCCAGTTGCAACGGACTTCAATTTTCACAAA cCGTTCCCCGTCGACCGCTACGAGAACATCGTCCGGCGTCTGGGACTCGAAGGCCGCGTCATCGACTACGTCAAGATGGACATCGAACTCGCCGAGCTGGACGTCCTGCGCGACCTGCTGGACAACTCGCCTCGCCTCCTCAGGAACATCAACCAATTAGCTATAGAAATCCATGATGATTATCGAATTG GAGACTTCGGTCCCAACAGCACCGTGCGGAAATTCTGGCCGTTTTTCCACAGGCTTCGCTGTCACGGCTTCTCCATCATGATGTCCCAAGCGAATGCCCTTTGGTGGGAGGTGGTGTGGGGTCGGGACACTGCTGGCATCCCCTTGGCAGAATAA